CCTCGGTGAGGGGCTGCTGGTTGAGCTCCTGGCGGTCCCCGAGGATGCTGTCCAGCGAGTCCACCTCCACGCCGGCCACGACGGCGAGCTTGCCGGCCAGAATGAGCTGGCGGGCGTGCGAGGCGCTGAGGGCGAGCCCCATCCACTCCGAGTGCCGCTCGGTGAAGCGGCGCAGCTCGCGGATCTGCTTCTCGATGGAGCTCTCGTCCGTGTCGGGGTGGCGCGTCTGGTCCGCGAGCAGCTCGTTGTTGACGGCCACGGAGCACAGCAGCCGCAGCCCTCCGTCATGGGCGCGCTTGAGCCAGTCCACGAACACCTGCTGGTGGACCATGGTGGTGAAGCGGGGCCAGTGGGCGTACGAGCCATGGCCACACGGCCCGTGGCCGAGGCTGTCCTCGATGAAGACCTGGAGCAGGGACCAGTTCTTGCCGAACTGACCCAGACCCCAGGGCCCGTGGAGATGAACGTCGCAGCGGGCGAGCGCCTGTTCCATCTTCCCATCCGGGAAGCCCGCGAGCAGGTGCCCACCGAAGCCGAGGTGCGCCATCGTGTGGCAGTGCAGGTCGGCGAATCCAACGACGGGAGCGGGCAAGGGAGTCTCCGGGCTGTCGAGAGGCTCCAGCATGCCCCGGAGCCCTGACGGCGTGCCAGAGCCTCACCCCGAGCGCACGAGGATCTGCCCGGAGGCGCTCGGGCCGGAGCGCGAGCCCGACACCGGCTCGGTGCCCTGCTGCACGTGGGCCAGGGCTTCCTGCGCCGCGCGCGCCAGTGCCGCCTGTCCCTGCGGATAGGGCGCCGCCTCTCCAGTGAGCGCCAGCAGCTGCTGCCGCACCTCGGCGCCCGTGGCCGTGCGCTTGCTCACGTTGCGCTCCAGCAGCCCCATCACCACCGCATCCAGCTCGGGCGGCACGTCCGGGCGCGTCGCCGACGGCGGGAGGATCTCCTGCGTCACCGCCGCGTGCATCAGCTCGCCCTCGTTCTGCCCCAGCAGCACGCGCTGGCCCGTGAGCGCCTCGTGCAGCGTGAGCCCCAGCGCGTACAGGTCGATGCGCCCGTCAATCGGCTTGCCGTAGGCCTGCTCCGGCGCCATGTACCCCAGCTTGCCGCGCACGTTGCCTGCCACGGTGAGCTGCGCGCGCGCCGTGTCCCGCGCAATCCCGAAGTCCGACAGCTTCACCTCGCCAATCCGCGACACCAGCACGTTGGGCGGGTTCACGTCCCGGTGGATCAGGTGCAGCGGCTCGCCCGTGCGCCCGGTGCGCCGGTGCAGGTAGTCCAGCGCCGAGGCCAGCTCCGCCCCCAGGTACGCCGCCGCGCTCACCGGAATGCCCTGCCAGCCCAGCCCTCGCAGCAGCGTGCTCAGCGGCAGCCCGTCCACGAACTCCATCGCCAGGAAGTACGTGTTGCCGTGCCGGCCCAGGTCGAACACCTGGACGATGTTCGGGTGGTGCAGCGTGGAGCACAGCTCCGCCTCGCGGCGGAACAGCGAGACGAACTCCGCGTCGTCCGCGTACGAGGGCAGGATCCGCTTGAGCGCCACCTGCTTCTCGAAGCCACCCTCCGGGCTGTACGTGGCGCGGTACACCTCGGCCATGCCGCCCGAGCCAATCCGCTCGTGCAACATGTACTTGCCCATCACCTCCTGCTCGCGCAGCGCCGCCAGCGCCTGCTCCGTCTTGCGCAGGAAGTGCCGCGCGAGGATGGCCGTGGCCACCCCCGAGCTGAGCAGGAACACCGAGCGCATGATGATGAAGGGCGGGGTGAGCGTGAGCAGCGGCTGCTCGGGCAGCAGCGGCCGGACGAAGAAGAAGTACAGCAGCAGGTACTCGCCGCCCGCCAGCGCCCCGGCCACCAGCGCCAGCCGCGGCTGGGTGCGCAGCGCCGCCAGCACCACCAGCGTGCCCCAGATGACGAGCGTGGGCGCGGTGAGCGCGTACGCCGGGCCCTGGAAGCGCAGGTCGAACGCCAGCACCACCGAGGGGATGCTCACCTCGATGGCCACGTTGAGCCAGTGGATGGCGGGGTGGAACCACCCGGCGCGCAGGGCTCGCCAGAGGATGGTGTAGTAGACGCACAGCACCCCCACCAGCGACAGCAGCGCGCGCGTCAGCCCCCACCCCAGGTATGGCCCGAGCGCCCCCACCGCCACCAGGCAGGCGGCGGCCAGCCCCGCCATGTAGCCGGCCACGGACGTCTCTCGCGCCTGGGCATCCCGGCGCATGTGGTTCTCGAGGAAGCGGGAGACGGCGGAGGCACGCGTGGTCATGGGGAGAGCCGAACCATAGTGCGAACAGGGGTTTGGCTGGCAGAGGGCCACGGAGAGACCCACCAGGTCCTCTCTGCGTGAACCCCGCTCGCTTCCCTCACAGGTATGGTCCGGGGTAAAGTGTCGCTGAAATGTTGCACCGGGTCATCCGCGCCATGGCAGGTACGGAGGCCTTTTTCCTCGCTCTTCCCAGGACATCCGCATGCGTCAAGCAACACGCCTGTTTCTGGCCGTGCTCGCCACGGGCCTCCTCGCTCTCACCGGCTGCTCCGGTGACGACAAGTCCGTCTGTGGGGACGGACAGAAGGAGGGCTCGGAACAATGTGACGACGGCAACACCGCGGAGGGGGATGGCTGTAGCAGCACCTGCACCGAGGAGACGACGACAGAGGCGTGCGGCAACGGCGTACGCGACATCGACGAGGCGTGTGACGACGGCAATGGCCAGGGTGGCGACGGGTGCGAGAACGACTGCACCGTCACGCCCAGGCCCATCACCCAGTGCGCCACCCTGCCGCCGCTGAGCAGCGGCGCCACCTGCGAGGTGACGAGGCCGGGCACCAACGGCGCGCGGCTGTTCCAGGGCGTGGTGCTCAAGGACAGCGGGGTGCTCAACGGCGGCCAGGTGCTGGTGGACGGCAACGGCGTCATCCAGTGCTCGGCGTGTGACTGCTCCACCGCCACGGGGGCCTCGGAGGCCACCGTCGTCTCCTGCCCGCAGGGCGTCATCTCCCCGGGCCTCATCAACACGCACGACCACATCACCTTCCAGGGCGCGCCCAAGCCGCGCACGGCCGAGCGCTACGAGCACCGCCACGACTGGCGCGAGGGCAACGACGGCCACACGAAGCTGACCAACCCCAGCACCAGCGGCAACAACCCCATCCTCTGGGGCGAGCTGCGGCAGGTGCTGGCGGGCACCACCTCGGTGGCGGGCAGCGGCGGTCAGCCCGGCCTGCTGCGCAACCTGGACAAGGACAGCGTCACCACCAGCGGCGGCAACCAGGCGGGGCTGGATGAGCCGGCGCTCCTGTACCAGACGTTCCCGCTGGGGGACTCGGGGGGCAAGGAGCTGACGAACAGCTGCGACTACCCGGCCTCCGCCATCGACTCTCCCTCCGTCATTCCGCGCCACTCCGCCTACTTCCCCCACATCGGCGAGGGCATCGAGGAGTCCGCGCGCAACGAGTTCCGCTGCACCTCCACCACCGCCAACGGCGGCAAGGACTTGTTCCAGCGCCAGACGGCCATCATCCACGGCATCTCCGTGACGGCCGAGGAGATCGGCCACATGGCCACCCGGGGGACGGACCTCATCTGGTCTCCGCGCTCCAACGTCTCGTTGTACGGCGACACGGCCATGGTGACGGCGTACAAGCAGATGGGCGTCACCATCGCCCTGGGCACCGACTGGGTGGCCTCTGGCTCCATGAACGTGCTGCGCGAGCTGCAGTGCGCCGACTACCTGAACTCCACCTTCTACTCGCGCTCCTTCACGGACGAGGAGCTGTGGCGGATGGTGACGGCCAGCGCGGCGGACATCACCGACACGCACGAGAAGCTGGGCCGGCTCGAGCCGGGCAAGGTGGCGGACCTGGCCATCTTCCGGCTGCGCACCTTCGCCGCCTCGCCCTACCGCGCCGTCATCACCGCCAACCCGGAGGACGTGGTGCTCACCATGCGCGGGGGCCGGCCGCTCTACGGAGATCAGTCGTTGGTGGCCACGCTGGGCCAGGGCGGCTGCGAGTCCCTGGACGTGTGCGGGGCGCAGAGGGTGGTGTGCATCAACGACGACATCAAGCAGACGTACGCAGCGCTCAGCACGACCAACAAGGACCTCTACCCGCTCTTCTTCTGCGGCCAGGCCCCCAGGGACGAGCCGACCTGCGTGCCCCAGCGTAACTCCACCAACGCCTCGTTCCCCGCCAGCGTGAACAAGTCCACGGCGTACAGCGGCGCGCGCGCCGAGAGCGACAAGGACGGCGACGGCGTGGCCGACGGCGAGGACAACTGCCCCATCCTCTTCAACCCCATCCGCCCCATGGACAACGGAGCCCAGGCGGACACGGACAAGGACGGCGTGGGAGACGCGTGCGACGTGTGCCCGCTGGCCGCCAACAGCACCACCTGCGTGCGGCCTCCGGCGGAGGACGAGGACGGGGACGGCATCAAGGACTGGCAGGACAACTGCCCGTACGTGGCCAACGCGGACCAGGCGGACGC
The window above is part of the Hyalangium gracile genome. Proteins encoded here:
- a CDS encoding serine/threonine-protein kinase; this encodes MTTRASAVSRFLENHMRRDAQARETSVAGYMAGLAAACLVAVGALGPYLGWGLTRALLSLVGVLCVYYTILWRALRAGWFHPAIHWLNVAIEVSIPSVVLAFDLRFQGPAYALTAPTLVIWGTLVVLAALRTQPRLALVAGALAGGEYLLLYFFFVRPLLPEQPLLTLTPPFIIMRSVFLLSSGVATAILARHFLRKTEQALAALREQEVMGKYMLHERIGSGGMAEVYRATYSPEGGFEKQVALKRILPSYADDAEFVSLFRREAELCSTLHHPNIVQVFDLGRHGNTYFLAMEFVDGLPLSTLLRGLGWQGIPVSAAAYLGAELASALDYLHRRTGRTGEPLHLIHRDVNPPNVLVSRIGEVKLSDFGIARDTARAQLTVAGNVRGKLGYMAPEQAYGKPIDGRIDLYALGLTLHEALTGQRVLLGQNEGELMHAAVTQEILPPSATRPDVPPELDAVVMGLLERNVSKRTATGAEVRQQLLALTGEAAPYPQGQAALARAAQEALAHVQQGTEPVSGSRSGPSASGQILVRSG